The nucleotide sequence TCGAGGAGGGGTCGTCCACGATCAGCATGGTGTCCACCTGGCCGCGTTGCAGCGCGGTGACCACCGCGTCCAGGCCGGCGCCGACGTCGCGCTGCATGCCGAACTTGTCCAGCGCCACGTCGGTGTGTGCGGCGGCGACCTCGGCGATGGCCTGCACGGTGACGTCGTCGAAGGCGGTCTGGTCGGCTCCGGCGGCCGGGAAGCCGGCGTCGGTCTGCACGACGCGGTCCTGCCAGAAGGCCGGCAGCTGGCCGGCGAGCAGCTGCCGGGCCCGGGTCTCCCCGGCCACCACGATCACCTCGGCGCCGACCCGTTCGGCCAGCGCGGCGGTGGCCGACGCGGCGTCACCGGCGTTGCGCTGCCAGACCAGCTCCGCCGCGTGCTGGAAGTGCGGCTGCGACCAGCCGCCCGGCTGCACCTTGCGCAGCGGCCACCGGTTGCCGCCATCGACGTGCGCGTGCCGGGGGACCCCGCCGGCACTCACCGCGTCGATGTCCGCGCCGGTGCGGCTGGCCAGCACCCGGACCCAGGGCACCTGGGCGTTGCGTTGGGCGACCAGCGGCATGGTGTGCGCGACCGGCCCGTGCAGGGCGATGTCCTTGCGTGGCGGGGCCGAGAGGTACTCGGTGAGCACCACCTCGCCGCCGGTGGCGAACGCGGCCAGCCCGTAGTCGCCGGGCATCGGGTCGTGCCCCCGGACCACGGCGTCCAGGGCCGCCACGTCGCGCGGGTCGGTCCGCTGTTCCGCCAGCCGCTCCTGGAGGGCCCGCCACCGCAGGTCGAGTGCGGGGTGGGCGTCGTGGGTGTCCCGGGAGGCGTCCAGGTAGACCGACGTCCACGGGCCGGGATGGGCACAGATCGGACGCAGGAAGGACAGCTGCATGGGTCGTCCCCTCTCCAAGCTCGCGGCGGGGTTACCCACGCCGGTCGGCTTGTCACCTGGCCGGCCGGCCGGGAGCCCTGGACCGGGGCGGAACCGGCCCGACCGGGCGCCAGCAGCCAAGAGTGAGCGGATTGTCACATAACGTGAAACTGATTCACTCACTGCCCGTTCATTCGTCATGATCGATACAATTCGTGCTCGGGAGCGGACTCTCGGTGGTGAACGCATGGACGAACTGTTTCCCGAGCGGGTCGCCTGGCGTCCCGGGCCGGTCGTCACCGGTCACGTCGTACGGCTGTTGGAGGGTTACTCCCGGGAGGTCCGGATCAAGCAACCCGTCCTGGTCGCCGTACTCGGCACGGCGGCGGTGGTCAGGGTGGTCCTGCTGCTGCTCGCCTCGGTGCTGCGGGCGGGTGCCGGCGGCGGCGCCCGACGCAGATGGAAGGAACTACGCAAGGGGCCGGAGTTCCTGGTGACCCCGCTACGGCTGCGCGACGGCAGCGGCGTGCTGTGCGAGATGGAGATCCACGGGCACCTGCCGCAGAGCGCCCTGGAACCGGCCGACCACGTGCAGGTCAC is from Micromonospora sp. WMMD1102 and encodes:
- a CDS encoding Vms1/Ankzf1 family peptidyl-tRNA hydrolase, whose amino-acid sequence is MQLSFLRPICAHPGPWTSVYLDASRDTHDAHPALDLRWRALQERLAEQRTDPRDVAALDAVVRGHDPMPGDYGLAAFATGGEVVLTEYLSAPPRKDIALHGPVAHTMPLVAQRNAQVPWVRVLASRTGADIDAVSAGGVPRHAHVDGGNRWPLRKVQPGGWSQPHFQHAAELVWQRNAGDAASATAALAERVGAEVIVVAGETRARQLLAGQLPAFWQDRVVQTDAGFPAAGADQTAFDDVTVQAIAEVAAAHTDVALDKFGMQRDVGAGLDAVVTALQRGQVDTMLIVDDPSSTDELWIGPEPTDIAGDPDELRAVSIADPRRVRADAALVRALVGTDAGLTVLGPEQAPDLTDGVGAILRYVDASTPAGRDG